Proteins from a single region of Pseudodesulfovibrio portus:
- the rpsU gene encoding 30S ribosomal protein S21, which produces MPGVYLEDSDNFDISLRRFKKQVEKAGILSELKKRQHYEKPSVQKKKKKAAAKKRLAKKMRKIRSM; this is translated from the coding sequence TTGCCAGGTGTTTACTTAGAAGATAGCGACAATTTCGACATCTCTCTCCGCCGCTTCAAGAAGCAGGTCGAGAAGGCAGGTATCCTGTCCGAGCTGAAGAAACGTCAGCACTATGAAAAGCCCAGCGTGCAGAAGAAGAAAAAGAAAGCTGCCGCCAAGAAGAGGCTTGCCAAAAAGATGCGCAAAATACGCAGCATGTAA
- the rsmA gene encoding 16S rRNA (adenine(1518)-N(6)/adenine(1519)-N(6))-dimethyltransferase RsmA, which produces MADRATGHRAKKSLGQNFLRDPNICRKIVDSLAPGTDDYIIEIGPGQGALTEHLAEVGARKLVAIEKDDSLADHLAGRWPDLEVVRADATKFPWASLNETGPCKIIGNLPYNVGSKLIWDIVSRVETLERVVFMVQHEVALRLTAEPSTKAFGGLTAWVKNFCRTTYLFKVPPTVFRPQPKVDSAVVRFDPLPREDRPDDPDALSQLIKLLFQQRRKQISTILKKRWTPEVGAWFDENGVNPGSRPENLTAEQFRSLSKRI; this is translated from the coding sequence ATGGCTGATCGCGCCACAGGACACAGGGCCAAGAAGAGCCTCGGGCAAAATTTTCTTCGGGATCCGAACATCTGCCGCAAGATCGTGGATTCTCTTGCGCCCGGGACGGATGATTACATCATCGAGATCGGCCCGGGGCAGGGGGCGCTCACCGAGCACCTGGCCGAAGTCGGCGCACGTAAGCTCGTTGCCATTGAGAAGGATGACTCACTGGCGGACCATTTGGCCGGTCGCTGGCCCGATCTCGAAGTCGTGCGGGCCGACGCCACCAAGTTTCCCTGGGCATCCCTTAATGAGACCGGTCCCTGCAAGATCATAGGGAACCTGCCGTATAATGTGGGTTCCAAGCTCATCTGGGATATCGTCAGCCGGGTGGAGACCCTCGAGCGGGTCGTGTTCATGGTCCAGCATGAGGTGGCGCTCAGGTTGACGGCGGAACCGTCTACCAAGGCGTTCGGCGGGCTCACTGCCTGGGTGAAGAATTTCTGTCGCACCACCTATCTTTTCAAGGTTCCGCCCACGGTCTTCCGGCCCCAGCCCAAGGTCGATTCCGCAGTGGTTCGATTCGATCCCCTGCCCCGAGAGGACCGTCCTGACGATCCGGACGCCCTGTCGCAATTGATCAAACTCCTTTTCCAGCAGCGCCGAAAACAGATATCAACTATATTAAAAAAGCGGTGGACCCCGGAGGTCGGGGCGTGGTTTGATGAAAATGGCGTCAACCCGGGATCCAGGCCTGAAAATCTGACGGCGGAGCAGTTCCGCTCCCTGTCGAAAAGGATTTAG
- a CDS encoding HU family DNA-binding protein translates to MTKAELVVKIAEKANLTKANAERALNAFLETVEGTLVADGKLTLTGFGTFVVEARKARVGRNPRTGAEIKIPATKVVKFRPGKLLKDAVK, encoded by the coding sequence ATGACAAAGGCTGAATTGGTTGTCAAAATTGCGGAGAAGGCCAACCTGACCAAGGCGAACGCCGAACGCGCCCTGAATGCTTTCCTGGAGACCGTTGAAGGCACTTTGGTTGCCGACGGCAAGCTGACCCTGACCGGTTTCGGCACCTTCGTTGTCGAAGCCCGTAAAGCCCGTGTTGGCCGTAACCCCCGCACCGGTGCAGAGATCAAGATCCCGGCCACCAAGGTCGTCAAATTCCGCCCCGGCAAGCTCCTTAAGGACGCTGTAAAATAA
- a CDS encoding endonuclease MutS2: MESRTFQVLEFPKILGALSGFAVSEPGASACLEIRPFTSFAEVRRASELFEQAAAWVGESGFRMTPFPDMAAVFPHIRRETAVLDQDALFALRIVLDIARQARESLDAYEEREWGTLRETLFASGWPQKTVSGITRCLDGEGQIRDESSPDLLAVRQEIRAIHQRCTKRVKDFILQENLSQAMQDEYMTISSDRYVLPIKSNFKNKTKGIIHDYSQTGETCYFEPLFLVETNNRLQELKREEREEEYKILQYLTALVREEAEEVHEAYLGVVSIDVLMAKICLADRFDGRAIEIVEQGAPSLVKARHPLLALADDSVQAIDIALLEGQKAMIVSGGNAGGKTVCLKTVGLIGLMAFSGLPVPAREGSRLPFWTDVFVIMGDEQSLEENVSTFTAQIQYLRRVWDKVDGNSLFILDEFGAGTDPTQGAALAQAVIDSLVEKQATTFTATHFPALKAYAMAAESVRAASVLFDPSTKKPLFKLAYDQVGASIALDVAKEHGLPNEILTRAEKYLLLDGSDTSAVLDRLNAMAVKREEELDAIEQERRKIEKKRAGLEAKFEQERTRILKDVQARAQDVVKQWQADRIGRKEARKKLAQVRLKVEDLGGAKKKVPGFSFSDIVPGMKVSYLAWNKSGIVLEVNEKKQQAKVDIGGVAMWVKADNLGPASAAKKTASKGPKAAGVAPSDLVVEVDLRGNRADVAIAELERALDDALRKGAGKMEIVHGRGTGALRREVHDFLAHYPAVAKFSLANEDRGGDGMTEVTLK; this comes from the coding sequence ATGGAGTCCAGAACTTTCCAGGTATTGGAATTCCCCAAGATCCTCGGGGCGTTGTCCGGTTTCGCCGTTTCGGAACCCGGTGCTTCGGCCTGTCTTGAAATCCGCCCTTTCACCTCTTTTGCCGAGGTGCGGAGAGCCAGTGAACTGTTCGAGCAGGCAGCGGCCTGGGTGGGTGAATCGGGATTCAGGATGACGCCATTCCCGGACATGGCCGCCGTCTTTCCCCACATCCGCAGGGAAACGGCCGTGCTCGATCAGGACGCGCTCTTTGCACTTCGCATCGTCCTCGACATCGCGCGGCAGGCGCGGGAATCTCTCGATGCCTATGAGGAAAGAGAGTGGGGAACCCTTCGCGAGACATTGTTCGCTTCGGGGTGGCCGCAAAAGACGGTATCCGGCATCACCCGTTGCCTTGACGGTGAAGGGCAGATCCGAGATGAAAGCTCTCCCGACCTTCTGGCCGTGCGCCAGGAAATCCGCGCCATCCATCAACGCTGCACCAAGCGGGTCAAGGATTTCATCCTCCAGGAGAACCTTTCCCAGGCCATGCAGGACGAATACATGACCATTTCGTCCGACCGGTATGTGTTGCCCATTAAATCGAATTTCAAGAACAAGACCAAGGGCATCATTCACGATTATTCCCAGACCGGGGAGACCTGTTATTTCGAACCCCTTTTCCTGGTGGAGACCAACAACCGGCTTCAGGAACTCAAACGCGAAGAGAGGGAGGAAGAATACAAGATTCTCCAATACCTGACCGCGCTTGTCCGGGAGGAAGCCGAAGAGGTCCACGAGGCATACCTGGGTGTTGTCTCCATTGACGTGCTCATGGCCAAGATATGCCTGGCCGACCGGTTTGACGGCCGAGCCATCGAGATCGTGGAGCAGGGGGCCCCCAGCCTGGTCAAGGCGCGCCACCCGCTCCTGGCCTTGGCCGACGATTCCGTGCAGGCGATTGATATCGCGCTGCTTGAAGGCCAGAAGGCGATGATCGTCAGCGGCGGAAACGCGGGCGGCAAGACCGTTTGCCTCAAGACCGTCGGCTTGATCGGGCTGATGGCCTTTTCCGGCCTGCCCGTTCCGGCCAGGGAGGGCAGCCGGTTGCCTTTCTGGACCGATGTGTTCGTGATCATGGGCGACGAGCAGTCCCTGGAGGAAAACGTGTCCACGTTCACGGCGCAGATTCAGTATCTGCGGCGCGTCTGGGACAAGGTGGACGGTAATTCGCTGTTCATTCTTGATGAATTCGGTGCGGGGACCGATCCGACCCAGGGCGCGGCCCTGGCCCAGGCGGTCATCGACTCCCTGGTGGAGAAACAGGCCACCACGTTTACTGCCACCCATTTCCCGGCCCTCAAGGCTTACGCCATGGCTGCGGAGTCCGTGCGGGCGGCCAGCGTGCTGTTCGACCCCTCCACTAAGAAGCCGCTGTTCAAGCTCGCCTACGATCAGGTGGGCGCGTCCATAGCCCTTGATGTTGCAAAAGAGCACGGGTTGCCTAACGAAATCCTCACTCGTGCCGAAAAGTATTTGTTGCTGGATGGCTCCGACACCTCTGCCGTTCTGGACCGGCTCAACGCCATGGCCGTCAAGCGAGAGGAAGAACTGGATGCCATTGAGCAGGAGCGCAGGAAGATCGAGAAGAAGCGGGCCGGGCTGGAAGCCAAGTTCGAGCAGGAACGCACCAGGATTCTCAAGGATGTGCAGGCCCGCGCCCAGGACGTGGTCAAGCAGTGGCAGGCGGACCGCATCGGTCGAAAGGAAGCGCGCAAGAAGCTGGCTCAGGTCAGGTTGAAGGTCGAGGATCTGGGCGGAGCGAAGAAAAAAGTTCCCGGCTTTTCTTTCTCGGATATTGTCCCGGGCATGAAAGTGTCGTATCTGGCTTGGAACAAGTCCGGTATCGTGCTGGAAGTCAACGAAAAGAAGCAACAGGCCAAGGTGGACATCGGCGGGGTCGCCATGTGGGTCAAGGCCGACAATCTCGGTCCTGCGAGTGCAGCGAAAAAGACTGCATCCAAGGGGCCCAAGGCTGCGGGGGTGGCGCCGAGCGATCTGGTTGTGGAAGTGGACCTGCGGGGCAACCGGGCGGACGTGGCCATTGCCGAGTTGGAGCGGGCCCTGGATGACGCACTGCGCAAGGGCGCGGGAAAAATGGAGATTGTTCACGGCCGGGGCACCGGAGCCCTGCGGCGCGAGGTGCATGACTTCCTCGCGCATTACCCGGCGGTTGCGAAATTTTCCCTGGCCAACGAAGATCGTGGCGGGGACGGCATGACCGAAGTGACGCTCAAGTAG
- the dnaG gene encoding DNA primase — translation MDRSGVEAVKARINISDIVRRYVDLKPVSGRWMGACPFHQETKPSMSVNDDEGFFYCFGCQASGDVIDFYGRINGLDFRESLEQLAAEAGIELSHVPHDPHAAERKARKQLLIDMHEEAKQWFQRNLSVAAGDHCRRYLTDRGMTGEMIEKFALGYSPEDWHGLDNFLKSRGRSPEQGVEAGLLSKNERGDIYDRFRGRLIFPIQNLSGRVIAFGGRVITDGEPKYLNSSDTPIYKKGDHLYGLNLARSTMTRTKRAILTEGYMDVISLHQFGYTDSCGVLGTALTPDQVKRLAGFVSRVDLIFDGDGAGRKAAMKSSRMILLQGVACRVVLMPEGEDVDSLLQSKGVDGLEACMNEAPDGLTFCMNTLRAEYAPRDIMTWAKSFLSDLSDASLRAYYLPRLATGLGLSEADFRRDAGAMTPQRNTQQQPRRPQTVSQPVGMGVGKDDKDDRYFLRFPIQYPDYVPALAERGFARILRSDWAKAFWEKLVNTQPGRVSSLLNDQEKSFYYRCREEIRANILSGRELLQEWNHICEKISSGQKNMDEKQLTEAIRQAQQSGDTKRAMELLALKESRRRDDEQY, via the coding sequence GTGGACAGAAGTGGTGTCGAGGCCGTCAAGGCCCGAATCAATATTTCGGACATAGTGCGTCGCTATGTCGACCTGAAGCCGGTGTCCGGCCGGTGGATGGGAGCCTGTCCCTTTCATCAGGAGACCAAGCCGTCCATGTCGGTCAACGACGACGAAGGCTTTTTTTATTGTTTCGGCTGCCAGGCGTCGGGCGACGTCATCGATTTCTACGGCCGCATCAACGGCCTGGATTTCCGGGAATCATTGGAGCAGCTGGCTGCCGAGGCCGGGATCGAGCTGTCCCATGTGCCGCACGATCCACACGCTGCAGAGCGCAAGGCGCGCAAGCAGTTGCTCATCGACATGCACGAGGAGGCGAAACAGTGGTTCCAGCGCAATCTGAGCGTTGCCGCAGGGGATCATTGCCGCCGCTACCTGACCGATCGGGGCATGACCGGCGAGATGATCGAGAAGTTCGCCCTGGGATACAGCCCCGAGGACTGGCACGGGCTGGACAATTTTCTCAAGTCCAGGGGCCGTTCTCCGGAGCAGGGCGTCGAGGCCGGACTGCTTTCCAAAAATGAGCGCGGTGACATTTATGACCGGTTCCGTGGAAGATTGATCTTCCCTATTCAAAATTTATCGGGCCGGGTTATTGCTTTTGGCGGCAGAGTAATTACTGATGGAGAACCAAAGTACCTGAACAGCTCGGATACGCCCATTTACAAGAAGGGCGACCACTTGTACGGGTTGAATCTGGCCCGGTCCACCATGACCCGCACCAAGCGGGCCATACTGACCGAAGGGTACATGGATGTTATTTCGCTCCACCAGTTCGGCTACACCGACTCCTGCGGCGTCCTGGGCACGGCCCTGACGCCGGACCAGGTGAAACGGTTGGCCGGCTTCGTGTCGCGGGTCGATCTGATCTTCGACGGCGATGGGGCGGGGCGCAAGGCGGCCATGAAATCCAGCAGGATGATCCTGCTGCAGGGCGTGGCCTGCCGCGTGGTCCTCATGCCGGAGGGCGAGGACGTGGACAGCCTGCTTCAGTCCAAGGGAGTCGATGGACTGGAAGCTTGCATGAATGAGGCGCCGGACGGCCTGACGTTTTGCATGAACACCCTGCGCGCGGAGTATGCTCCCAGGGACATCATGACGTGGGCCAAGAGCTTTTTGTCGGATTTGTCCGACGCATCCTTGCGGGCGTACTATTTGCCCCGACTGGCGACCGGACTGGGGTTATCGGAGGCTGATTTCAGGCGCGATGCCGGTGCAATGACACCGCAGCGCAATACGCAGCAACAGCCTCGGCGACCACAGACGGTTTCGCAGCCGGTGGGCATGGGCGTCGGCAAGGACGACAAGGATGACAGGTATTTTTTACGGTTTCCGATCCAGTACCCGGACTATGTCCCGGCCCTGGCGGAAAGGGGATTTGCACGGATTCTTCGTTCGGATTGGGCGAAGGCGTTTTGGGAGAAGCTTGTAAACACGCAGCCGGGCCGGGTATCGAGCCTGCTGAACGACCAGGAAAAAAGCTTCTACTACAGATGCCGCGAGGAAATCAGGGCAAACATTCTTTCCGGCCGGGAACTGCTTCAGGAGTGGAACCACATATGCGAAAAAATTTCGTCCGGACAAAAAAACATGGATGAAAAGCAGCTCACAGAGGCCATACGGCAGGCACAGCAAAGCGGAGACACCAAGCGGGCAATGGAACTCTTGGCCTTGAAGGAATCTCGCAGGAGGGATGATGAGCAATATTAA
- a CDS encoding adenine phosphoribosyltransferase has protein sequence MNLRHYVRDIPDYPKKGITFFDITPILKSPEAFQYCIDRFADLYGESGATKIVAADARGFIFGAPLALKLGIGFVPIRKPGKLPYKNRCVTYDLEYGTDTLCMHVDAINADDKVLIIDDLMATGGTAEGMIKLIREVGAEIVAAGFVVQLTYLDGDEVMKANDVRCDYLLEID, from the coding sequence ATGAATTTACGCCATTACGTCAGAGACATCCCGGATTATCCCAAAAAGGGCATTACCTTTTTCGACATAACCCCCATCCTCAAGTCGCCCGAGGCTTTCCAGTACTGCATCGACCGCTTCGCGGATCTTTACGGGGAAAGCGGCGCGACCAAGATCGTGGCCGCAGATGCACGCGGCTTCATCTTCGGAGCCCCCCTGGCCCTGAAACTGGGCATCGGCTTCGTCCCCATCCGCAAACCCGGCAAGCTGCCCTACAAGAACCGTTGCGTCACCTATGACCTCGAATACGGCACGGACACCCTGTGCATGCACGTGGACGCCATCAATGCGGACGACAAGGTGCTGATCATCGACGACCTCATGGCCACCGGCGGCACCGCCGAGGGCATGATCAAGCTGATCCGGGAAGTGGGAGCCGAAATCGTGGCCGCAGGCTTCGTGGTGCAGTTGACCTACCTTGACGGCGACGAGGTCATGAAGGCCAACGACGTCAGGTGCGACTATCTCCTTGAAATCGATTAG
- a CDS encoding GatB/YqeY domain-containing protein, with amino-acid sequence MSLSNQIDKDYIEAYKAKATVKVAVLRHLKTAIKNRMVEDKADSLSDDAVMELIARQVKQRKDSFDQYTKAGRDDLAQVEAQELVELEVYLPKQLSDEELEAAIDKAIADLGASSMADMGKVMQAVLGAHKGQVDGGKASGLVKSKLS; translated from the coding sequence ATGAGTCTTTCCAATCAAATAGACAAAGACTACATTGAGGCCTACAAGGCCAAAGCTACGGTAAAAGTGGCCGTCTTGAGACATCTCAAGACGGCCATTAAAAACCGTATGGTCGAGGATAAGGCCGACTCGCTGTCCGACGACGCGGTGATGGAACTCATCGCCCGGCAGGTCAAGCAGCGCAAGGATTCCTTTGACCAGTACACCAAGGCCGGCAGGGACGATCTGGCACAGGTTGAAGCCCAGGAACTTGTCGAGCTCGAGGTTTACCTTCCCAAGCAGCTCTCCGATGAGGAGTTGGAAGCGGCCATTGATAAGGCCATCGCCGATCTCGGCGCTTCCTCCATGGCTGACATGGGCAAGGTGATGCAGGCCGTTCTCGGTGCCCACAAGGGGCAGGTCGACGGCGGCAAGGCCAGCGGACTGGTCAAGTCCAAACTCTCCTAA